The following are from one region of the Gloeomargarita lithophora Alchichica-D10 genome:
- a CDS encoding Crp/Fnr family transcriptional regulator yields the protein MPSPAFAEFLGSTLLFHGLPPAIQNRASQRLVMRQHPAGATLLLEQDWGDCVYLLIQGWVKIVTHTRDGRDITLNILGPGNLFGEMASLESSPRSSDVITLTGVTVGGIPAEDFRNLINTEPQVGFRLAQLLVKRIQQLNRRLQVRESESGSRLADVLLFLAEGQGQVQKGGVLIPNLPHRELGNLCGLTRETVTRVLKKLEQEGLLVRPDPEHFYLPDRDGLEALVDG from the coding sequence ATGCCTTCCCCTGCCTTTGCGGAATTTCTCGGCTCCACCCTATTGTTTCACGGCCTACCACCGGCGATTCAAAACCGCGCCAGCCAGCGTTTGGTGATGCGCCAACACCCGGCGGGAGCCACCCTATTGCTGGAACAGGATTGGGGGGATTGTGTATATCTGCTCATCCAAGGCTGGGTCAAAATCGTCACCCACACTCGGGATGGGCGGGACATTACGTTAAATATTCTGGGGCCGGGGAATCTGTTTGGGGAAATGGCCAGCCTGGAATCTTCCCCCCGCTCCAGCGATGTGATCACCTTGACGGGCGTGACCGTGGGGGGTATCCCCGCCGAGGATTTTCGGAATTTGATCAACACCGAACCCCAGGTGGGATTTCGTCTGGCGCAGTTATTGGTCAAACGCATTCAACAACTCAACCGGCGTTTACAGGTCAGGGAATCGGAAAGTGGCTCCCGGTTGGCGGATGTCCTGTTGTTTTTGGCGGAGGGACAGGGGCAGGTGCAAAAAGGGGGGGTGCTGATTCCGAATTTGCCCCACCGGGAACTGGGGAATTTGTGCGGCCTCACCCGGGAAACCGTCACCCGGGTTTTGAAAAAGCTCGAACAGGAGGGCTTGTTGGTGCGCCCCGACCCGGAGCATTTTTACCTACCCGACCGGGATGGGTTGGAAGCATTGGTGGACGGATAG
- the mreD gene encoding rod shape-determining protein MreD, giving the protein MVRNRLFSLPNLGAVLATGVSALGSLALLPLRLPGMELAGIAPDWPLIWVVAWSVKRTPWQGLIAGVTLGILQDALVNPGVGWWPSHALGLGVAGFLTALLQKDRLIQEDFISVALIVFAMAAISETLMAVQWSILGHRPLGQIWLDHQRLTLASAILSSLWAPLVYMPLSRLWQSE; this is encoded by the coding sequence ATGGTGCGAAACCGGCTCTTCTCGCTCCCTAATCTGGGGGCGGTGCTGGCCACCGGGGTTTCAGCCTTGGGTTCCCTGGCGTTATTGCCCCTGCGGCTACCGGGGATGGAATTGGCGGGGATTGCCCCGGATTGGCCGTTGATCTGGGTGGTGGCCTGGAGTGTCAAACGCACCCCCTGGCAAGGTTTGATTGCGGGGGTGACCCTGGGGATTTTGCAGGATGCCCTGGTGAATCCGGGGGTAGGCTGGTGGCCGTCCCATGCCCTGGGGTTGGGGGTGGCGGGTTTTTTGACGGCTCTGTTGCAAAAAGACCGGCTGATCCAAGAAGACTTTATCTCGGTGGCGTTGATCGTGTTTGCCATGGCGGCCATCAGTGAGACGTTGATGGCAGTGCAGTGGAGCATTTTAGGGCACCGTCCCCTGGGGCAAATTTGGCTGGATCACCAACGCCTGACCCTGGCTTCAGCGATTTTAAGTAGTCTGTGGGCGCCCCTGGTGTATATGCCCCTGAGTCGGTTGTGGCAAAGTGAATAA
- a CDS encoding Hsp70 family protein, with the protein MDYAIDFGSSNTVIARRSPSTGQPETVVLPGLSQADGLIPTLVCAAEKSQFLCGQKVREYVQNTSPQTPIFHHFKRQLLQSPTSDYPQIKEVGAYFFQQVLRGLEQQNYPLDTLVLTTPVDAFESYRQWLTEQGRAWPFTQIRLLDEPTAAAIGYGVAASELVLVVDFGGGTLDLALVQLQRPGTQSHLGWILRSGERQFTANQKPSQAQVRAKVGLNLGGADIDRWIVDYLVQKQGLTLGDGMPLTPQIAEGLKIQLSAKPSSNELYFDPQTKINQNWFLERTELDQILREQGFFEQLDSTMNHLLEQARVQGYRPQDVDAVLLVGGTSRMPAVYQWLQGYFPATKIHPDRPLEAVAYGALGVNLTAKIEDFLYHSYGLRYWDKRRQGHHWHELIPAGHPYPSPEPLELILGASQPGQTTLELVLGELSYPTGTGAVYFHNGRLVLRPQGVTTPQAQVLNEAVLLPLEPPGQPGTDRIHLAFTVNQHRQLCLMARDLLTDQVLWQNQPILTLA; encoded by the coding sequence ATGGACTACGCCATTGATTTTGGGAGTAGTAATACGGTGATTGCCCGCCGTTCTCCCAGTACGGGTCAGCCGGAAACGGTGGTGCTACCGGGTTTGTCCCAAGCGGATGGGTTGATCCCCACCCTGGTTTGTGCGGCGGAAAAATCCCAGTTTTTATGCGGGCAGAAGGTACGGGAATATGTGCAAAATACATCCCCCCAAACCCCCATATTTCATCATTTCAAGCGGCAATTATTGCAATCGCCAACTTCAGATTATCCTCAAATTAAAGAGGTGGGAGCCTATTTTTTTCAGCAGGTACTGCGGGGTTTGGAACAGCAAAATTACCCCCTCGATACCTTGGTTCTAACTACCCCGGTGGATGCTTTTGAATCCTATCGGCAATGGTTGACCGAGCAGGGGCGGGCATGGCCGTTTACGCAAATTCGCCTCTTGGATGAACCCACGGCGGCGGCGATTGGCTATGGGGTGGCGGCCAGTGAATTGGTTTTGGTGGTGGATTTTGGGGGCGGCACCTTGGATTTAGCCCTGGTGCAGTTGCAACGACCGGGAACCCAATCCCATCTGGGCTGGATACTCCGCTCCGGGGAACGCCAATTTACGGCAAACCAAAAGCCTAGCCAAGCCCAAGTTCGAGCTAAGGTGGGGCTGAATTTGGGGGGGGCTGATATTGACCGCTGGATTGTTGATTATTTGGTGCAAAAACAGGGTTTAACCCTGGGGGATGGAATGCCCCTCACGCCGCAAATTGCTGAGGGATTGAAAATTCAACTTTCGGCCAAACCCAGTAGCAATGAACTCTATTTTGACCCGCAAACTAAAATCAACCAAAACTGGTTTTTAGAACGCACGGAACTGGATCAAATTCTGCGGGAACAAGGCTTTTTTGAGCAGTTGGATAGCACCATGAATCACCTGCTGGAACAGGCACGGGTGCAGGGGTATCGCCCCCAGGATGTGGATGCGGTGCTCCTAGTGGGCGGCACGAGCCGAATGCCCGCAGTGTACCAGTGGCTACAGGGCTATTTCCCAGCGACTAAAATTCACCCAGACCGTCCCCTGGAAGCGGTGGCCTACGGTGCCTTGGGCGTGAATTTGACGGCCAAAATTGAAGATTTCCTCTACCACAGCTACGGCCTGCGTTATTGGGACAAACGCCGCCAGGGGCACCACTGGCACGAGTTAATTCCGGCGGGTCATCCTTACCCCAGCCCCGAACCCCTGGAATTGATCCTAGGGGCATCCCAACCGGGTCAAACCACCCTGGAATTGGTGTTGGGGGAATTGAGCTACCCCACCGGCACCGGGGCGGTTTATTTCCACAACGGGCGGCTGGTACTGCGTCCCCAGGGCGTGACCACCCCCCAGGCGCAGGTGCTGAACGAGGCGGTGCTATTGCCCCTGGAACCACCGGGACAACCGGGTACCGACCGCATTCATCTGGCGTTCACCGTCAATCAGCACCGGCAACTCTGCCTGATGGCACGGGATTTACTCACCGACCAGGTGCTGTGGCAAAATCAACCCATCCTGACCCTGGCCTAG
- a CDS encoding DNA-methyltransferase — MLEDKARAPQNRTIILKEEEKAKYKQRLLQLNKPADLQDVINRTINQDLFQIMDFLPKNSVDLLFIDPPYNLNKTFNSSSFKKKNLDTYTDWLDFCLTGLKEVLKPTSSIYICCDWQSSPAVFEVVKDRFQIRNRITWEREKGRGASKNWKNSSEDIWFCTVSDTYTFNVDAVKLKRKVIAPYTVNGTPKDWDMTEQGNYSLTHPSNLWTDLTVPFWSMPENTDHPTQKPEKLVAKVILASSNVGDVVFDPFLGSGTTPVVAKKLGRQFFGVELDEMYACLAEKRLEIAEIEPGIQGYSEGVFWERNTLNEQVRSVGIKQNSHNGIKSQQQELFQSGES; from the coding sequence ATGCTGGAAGATAAGGCACGCGCTCCCCAAAATAGAACGATTATTCTGAAAGAGGAAGAAAAAGCCAAATATAAACAAAGACTGTTGCAGTTAAATAAACCTGCGGACTTGCAAGATGTGATTAACCGCACAATTAACCAGGACTTGTTTCAAATAATGGATTTTTTACCAAAAAATTCGGTTGATTTGCTGTTTATTGATCCACCGTATAATCTCAATAAAACATTCAATTCCAGTAGTTTTAAGAAGAAAAATTTAGATACATATACGGATTGGCTAGATTTTTGCTTGACTGGTCTTAAGGAGGTGTTAAAGCCTACCTCTTCTATTTATATATGTTGTGATTGGCAATCCTCACCTGCTGTTTTTGAGGTGGTCAAAGACCGTTTTCAGATTCGTAACCGGATTACATGGGAGCGAGAGAAAGGACGTGGTGCTAGTAAAAACTGGAAAAACTCCTCGGAAGATATTTGGTTCTGTACGGTTTCGGATACATACACATTCAACGTAGATGCAGTCAAGCTGAAGCGAAAAGTCATTGCTCCCTATACTGTAAATGGCACTCCCAAAGATTGGGATATGACAGAGCAAGGAAACTATAGTTTGACACATCCTTCTAACCTGTGGACGGATTTGACTGTTCCTTTTTGGTCAATGCCAGAGAATACAGATCATCCGACTCAAAAACCAGAAAAATTGGTTGCTAAAGTGATTCTTGCCAGTTCTAATGTCGGAGATGTTGTTTTTGATCCTTTTCTTGGCTCAGGAACAACGCCAGTGGTTGCCAAGAAATTGGGCAGACAATTCTTTGGCGTAGAGCTTGACGAAATGTATGCTTGCTTAGCTGAAAAACGCCTAGAGATTGCGGAAATTGAACCTGGGATTCAAGGCTACTCCGAAGGAGTATTTTGGGAAAGAAATACGCTGAATGAGCAAGTACGTTCTGTTGGCATAAAGCAAAATTCTCACAATGGTATAAAGTCTCAACAGCAAGAGCTTTTTCAGTCAGGGGAGTCATAA
- a CDS encoding adenosylcobinamide-GDP ribazoletransferase, giving the protein MATGTIAPVGLGGTLVENDRSNCRSLGLDRLGIGLSPGRGGGVHWRLGGHTGDTYGAVVEWVETLCWCAMTRFVSG; this is encoded by the coding sequence ATGGCTACCGGGACTATTGCTCCTGTTGGCCTGGGGGGGACTCTGGTGGAAAATGACCGGTCAAATTGCCGCTCCCTTGGCCTTGACCGGCTGGGGATTGGGCTTAGCCCTGGGCGTGGGGGGGGGGTGCACTGGCGCCTGGGGGGGCATACGGGGGACACCTACGGGGCGGTGGTGGAATGGGTGGAAACCCTGTGTTGGTGCGCCATGACCCGGTTTGTATCCGGTTAA
- a CDS encoding capsular polysaccharide export protein, LipB/KpsS family: MSQKWVVYSFWRLISVFRAIVISAEPYRDQWILDNLSRKIDLDYCLCVGDQQIPNDKINYLDFNKIIFGGYDHYINWHEIPPLDENLIEKMSACESLLFRVMDDEFAFDPVRGFQQSRLPYLKHLRYWNWFLDEYKINLVINFAVPHLVYDHVIYELCKFKAIRFLCLMPTHICGMFSWIEDWEESAVNIYIKYQQLVQDSSELEIEFSKLTQAHYDRQIGNPKPTPTYMESSAYKDYIQTNLKKMYDIFEYTNDLNFIKNLESQVNQINRVLSFKQLLINLLLPRKPQPSDHKGSFWETVSAKLKEPDFWLRLLTLDVWLIRRLKNRWILGLRKEQEKLESQRREILLNLERLELFGFYNKKAVEPDLSSKYIYVALHFQPEATTMPLAGAFANQLLIVQLLAYCVPNDVLIYVKDHPSQDIRCRSIKFYQEIINIPNVRLIPRNYDTFTLTDHALAVATATGTVGWEALFKGKPVLMFGHYVYQYAPGVLQISTLEDCQKAIHKIIYENFKPDPHQLKLFLKALDETCFLLNLNFYYEGIVPMPVAQTMNNLTDSIGQYLAQFSSGSVDATNSSASILKSAPKS; this comes from the coding sequence GTGAGTCAAAAGTGGGTGGTTTATTCGTTTTGGAGGCTAATAAGCGTGTTTCGAGCCATCGTCATATCCGCAGAACCCTACCGTGACCAATGGATATTGGATAATCTCAGTCGAAAGATTGACTTAGATTACTGTCTTTGTGTTGGCGATCAGCAAATTCCCAATGATAAAATAAATTATTTGGATTTCAATAAAATTATTTTTGGTGGGTATGACCACTATATCAACTGGCATGAAATTCCTCCTTTAGATGAAAATTTAATTGAAAAAATGTCTGCTTGTGAATCTTTACTTTTTAGAGTAATGGATGATGAATTCGCCTTCGATCCGGTGCGAGGTTTCCAGCAATCTCGCCTTCCATATCTGAAACACTTGCGGTATTGGAATTGGTTTTTGGATGAATATAAAATCAATTTGGTGATCAATTTTGCCGTACCTCATCTCGTTTATGATCATGTTATCTATGAACTATGTAAATTCAAGGCCATTCGATTTTTGTGTCTGATGCCTACCCATATTTGCGGTATGTTTAGCTGGATTGAGGATTGGGAAGAGTCTGCTGTCAATATCTACATTAAATATCAACAGTTAGTGCAAGACAGTTCTGAACTTGAGATTGAATTCTCCAAGCTTACCCAAGCGCACTATGATCGACAGATAGGGAACCCGAAACCCACACCGACTTATATGGAAAGTTCGGCTTATAAAGACTATATCCAGACCAATCTAAAAAAAATGTATGATATTTTTGAATACACAAATGATTTGAATTTCATCAAAAATCTTGAATCACAGGTAAATCAAATCAATAGAGTATTATCTTTCAAGCAATTATTAATCAATTTGCTGTTACCCCGTAAACCTCAACCATCTGATCACAAGGGAAGCTTTTGGGAAACCGTTTCAGCGAAGCTCAAAGAACCAGACTTTTGGCTAAGATTATTGACATTAGATGTTTGGTTGATTCGGCGGCTGAAAAACCGTTGGATTTTAGGCTTACGGAAAGAGCAAGAAAAGTTAGAAAGTCAACGCAGAGAGATTTTGCTCAACTTGGAGCGACTTGAGTTGTTCGGGTTTTATAACAAAAAAGCTGTGGAACCTGATTTAAGTTCTAAATATATCTATGTGGCACTACACTTTCAACCCGAAGCGACAACCATGCCTTTAGCTGGGGCTTTTGCGAATCAACTGCTCATAGTCCAGCTTTTGGCTTACTGTGTTCCCAATGATGTTTTGATTTATGTGAAGGATCATCCCAGTCAAGATATTCGCTGTCGGTCAATTAAGTTTTATCAGGAAATAATTAACATACCCAATGTGCGTTTAATCCCTAGGAATTATGACACTTTTACCCTCACAGATCATGCCCTTGCGGTGGCTACAGCCACTGGTACCGTGGGCTGGGAAGCTCTTTTCAAAGGTAAGCCAGTACTTATGTTTGGCCATTATGTTTATCAATATGCCCCTGGGGTCTTGCAGATTTCTACCCTTGAAGACTGCCAAAAAGCCATCCACAAAATTATTTATGAAAACTTTAAGCCCGATCCACATCAATTGAAGTTATTTCTAAAAGCCCTTGATGAAACTTGTTTTTTGTTAAATCTTAACTTTTATTACGAAGGGATCGTCCCTATGCCAGTTGCACAGACTATGAACAATTTAACGGATTCCATCGGGCAGTATTTAGCTCAATTCAGTTCGGGAAGCGTTGATGCGACCAACTCTAGCGCATCTATTCTAAAATCAGCACCCAAATCATGA
- a CDS encoding HupE/UreJ family protein yields the protein MILQMRSRLILLFALGWWLFIAPAALAHVQAGATHGFWHGLEHPLGGLDHLLAMVAVGLWAVELGGVALWAVPLAFIGVMTLGAIGGLVGLPLPLVEPAIIASDVIFGLLVLLGTRLPLYASAPLVGFLALFHGYAHGTEMPGDVSGWSYGLGFALATLGLNGLGLLAGEFIRRYCPPVTMRWAGGAILVGALYVVTQALGGG from the coding sequence ATGATTTTGCAAATGCGCTCACGGTTAATACTCCTGTTTGCCCTCGGTTGGTGGCTCTTTATCGCTCCGGCGGCTCTTGCCCATGTGCAGGCGGGGGCTACCCACGGCTTTTGGCATGGTTTGGAGCATCCCCTGGGGGGCTTGGATCACCTGCTGGCGATGGTGGCGGTGGGGTTGTGGGCTGTAGAATTGGGGGGGGTGGCTCTGTGGGCGGTGCCCCTGGCCTTTATCGGGGTAATGACCCTGGGGGCGATTGGGGGGTTGGTTGGTCTGCCTCTGCCATTGGTAGAACCGGCGATTATTGCCTCAGATGTGATTTTTGGTTTGTTAGTCCTGCTGGGCACCCGTTTGCCCCTGTACGCCAGTGCCCCGTTGGTGGGATTTTTAGCTTTGTTTCACGGCTATGCCCACGGTACCGAGATGCCGGGGGATGTGTCGGGCTGGAGCTATGGGTTGGGGTTTGCGTTGGCGACCCTAGGGTTGAATGGGTTGGGTTTACTCGCAGGGGAATTCATCCGGCGCTACTGTCCCCCGGTGACCATGCGCTGGGCGGGGGGAGCCATTTTGGTGGGGGCATTATACGTTGTGACCCAAGCCCTAGGGGGGGGGTGA
- the mreC gene encoding rod shape-determining protein MreC, with translation MTRFEFLHRWWQRYTPQILGGVGVVSLAVYLQTSQAWVLREMYRGLQGRQVPDTRLTDARVQELETQVQELQTQNRQLQTLLNYQQKMPLATVATTVVGRSPGHWWQQIWVGEGSSKGMTPGTVVLAPGGLVGRVLDVTPHTSRVLLVTDPSSKVGVMVNRSRAMGILVGQGTGQVVLEFFDKNPDVKPGDTIVTSPFSTIFPAGIGVGKIESIDWRAMPAPQATVQLYAPVERLEWVLLHSYGAKPALLAP, from the coding sequence ATGACCCGATTTGAGTTCCTCCATCGTTGGTGGCAACGCTACACGCCCCAAATTTTGGGTGGGGTGGGGGTGGTGTCCCTGGCCGTATATCTGCAAACGTCCCAAGCCTGGGTACTGCGGGAGATGTACCGGGGGTTGCAGGGGCGGCAGGTGCCGGATACCCGCCTGACGGATGCCCGGGTGCAGGAATTGGAAACCCAGGTGCAGGAATTGCAAACCCAAAACCGGCAGTTACAAACATTATTGAACTATCAACAAAAAATGCCCCTGGCGACAGTAGCAACGACGGTGGTGGGGCGCAGTCCGGGGCATTGGTGGCAACAGATTTGGGTGGGGGAAGGCAGTAGCAAGGGCATGACCCCCGGCACGGTGGTTTTGGCACCAGGGGGCTTGGTGGGGCGGGTGCTGGATGTGACCCCCCATACCAGCCGGGTGTTGTTGGTCACCGACCCCAGCAGTAAGGTGGGGGTGATGGTCAATCGCTCCCGGGCGATGGGCATTTTGGTGGGACAGGGAACGGGGCAGGTGGTGCTGGAATTTTTTGATAAAAATCCCGATGTCAAGCCGGGGGATACGATTGTGACTTCGCCCTTTAGCACGATTTTCCCAGCGGGGATTGGGGTGGGCAAGATTGAAAGCATTGATTGGCGCGCCATGCCTGCCCCCCAGGCGACGGTACAACTTTATGCCCCGGTGGAGCGGTTGGAGTGGGTATTATTGCATAGTTATGGTGCGAAACCGGCTCTTCTCGCTCCCTAA
- a CDS encoding rod shape-determining protein: MGIDLGTANTLVYVLGRGIVLQEPSVVAIDQDLKIPLAVGEDAKRMLGRTPGNVIAVRPLRDGVIADFDTAELMLKHFIRQVHGGRSLAQPRIVIGIPSGVTGVERRAVIDAAMRAGARKVDLIDEPVAAAIGAGLPVDQPIGNMIVDIGGGTTEVAVLSLQGVVLSESVRVAGDELSESIMSYMKKVHNLVIGERTAEDIKIDAGSAYPVGIDDQMVEVRGLHLLSGLPRTVTIKAPEVRESMAEPLAVIVDAVKRTLERTPPELAADIVDRGIMLAGGGALLRGLDTLISHETGIVVHIAPEPLNCVVLGTGKVLETARGLDRVFSSRSG; this comes from the coding sequence ATGGGGATCGATCTGGGCACGGCCAACACTTTGGTCTATGTCTTGGGTCGGGGGATCGTCCTCCAGGAACCTTCGGTGGTGGCCATTGACCAGGATTTGAAAATTCCCCTGGCGGTGGGGGAGGATGCCAAGCGGATGTTGGGGCGCACACCGGGAAATGTGATTGCGGTGCGGCCTCTGCGGGATGGGGTGATTGCGGATTTTGATACGGCGGAATTGATGTTAAAGCATTTTATCCGGCAGGTGCATGGGGGGCGTTCCCTGGCGCAACCGCGGATTGTGATCGGCATTCCCAGCGGGGTGACCGGGGTGGAACGGCGGGCGGTGATTGATGCGGCCATGCGTGCTGGTGCCCGCAAGGTAGATTTGATTGATGAACCGGTGGCGGCGGCGATTGGGGCGGGTCTGCCGGTGGATCAACCGATTGGCAATATGATTGTGGATATTGGGGGCGGCACAACGGAAGTCGCCGTTTTGAGTTTGCAAGGGGTGGTGCTGAGTGAATCCGTGCGGGTGGCCGGGGATGAACTGAGCGAGTCAATTATGAGCTACATGAAAAAGGTGCATAACCTGGTGATTGGGGAGCGGACGGCGGAGGATATTAAAATTGATGCCGGTTCCGCCTACCCGGTGGGGATTGATGACCAGATGGTGGAGGTGCGGGGGTTGCATTTGCTGTCAGGACTGCCCCGGACGGTGACGATTAAAGCCCCGGAGGTGCGCGAAAGTATGGCGGAACCCCTGGCGGTGATTGTGGATGCGGTGAAACGCACCCTGGAGCGGACTCCCCCGGAGTTGGCCGCCGATATTGTGGATCGGGGGATTATGCTGGCGGGGGGTGGGGCTTTGCTCCGGGGGTTGGATACCCTGATTAGCCATGAGACGGGGATTGTGGTGCATATTGCCCCGGAACCCCTGAATTGTGTGGTGTTGGGGACGGGCAAGGTGTTGGAAACCGCCCGCGGGTTAGACCGGGTATTTAGTAGTCGTTCCGGTTAG
- the hrcA gene encoding heat-inducible transcriptional repressor HrcA yields MGQPLELTERQQQVLQATVEHYVATGEPVGSRTLMTQYRIPASPATIRQAMGRLEQVGLLYQPHASAGRIPSDLGYRCYVDWLLWRAETVSPAWAEAALPTGVEHLEGALRQAAQLLSQLSGSIIVVTRPQPRSTRLKHLRLVAVGERVALMVVLEGERVESTLLDWVPPTQVELDSALDMLGQFLNYHLQGRSLRDIATLDWPLLEREFASYGDWLRTLMPPLTQQLRFWGRATTPTPLVISGVASALRQPEFQQAEQVQPVMQVLETQQERLGALLWDEDASVQVIIGQENPLVPMHICSLVSTMYLQNGVPVGSVAILGPKRMAYGRMIALVQAGAHYVSQSLGAIKDGTG; encoded by the coding sequence ATGGGGCAACCTTTAGAACTGACGGAACGCCAACAACAGGTGCTACAGGCAACGGTGGAACATTATGTGGCAACCGGGGAGCCGGTGGGTTCCCGTACCCTGATGACCCAGTATCGGATTCCGGCCAGTCCAGCCACAATTCGGCAGGCGATGGGACGTTTGGAGCAGGTGGGATTGTTGTACCAACCCCATGCCTCGGCGGGGCGGATTCCCTCGGATTTGGGCTACCGGTGCTACGTTGATTGGTTGTTGTGGCGGGCGGAAACCGTCAGTCCTGCCTGGGCGGAAGCGGCCTTGCCCACGGGTGTTGAACATCTGGAGGGCGCATTACGCCAAGCGGCCCAACTGCTTTCCCAACTGAGCGGTTCGATTATTGTGGTGACCCGTCCCCAACCCCGCAGTACCCGACTAAAGCATTTGCGCTTGGTGGCGGTGGGGGAACGGGTGGCTTTGATGGTGGTTTTGGAGGGGGAACGGGTGGAGTCAACTCTGTTGGATTGGGTACCCCCGACCCAGGTGGAACTGGATTCGGCGTTGGATATGCTGGGACAATTTTTGAATTATCACTTGCAGGGGCGTTCCCTCCGGGATATTGCCACGCTGGATTGGCCGCTGTTGGAGCGGGAATTTGCCTCCTACGGGGATTGGTTGCGTACCCTGATGCCCCCCTTGACCCAGCAGTTGCGCTTTTGGGGACGGGCGACCACTCCTACCCCCCTAGTGATCAGTGGCGTGGCATCGGCACTCCGGCAACCGGAGTTTCAACAGGCGGAGCAGGTGCAACCGGTGATGCAGGTTTTGGAAACCCAGCAGGAACGCCTGGGGGCACTCCTCTGGGATGAGGATGCCTCGGTACAGGTGATCATTGGCCAGGAAAACCCCCTGGTGCCTATGCACATTTGTAGTTTGGTATCAACGATGTATTTACAAAACGGGGTACCCGTAGGTTCGGTAGCCATTCTCGGCCCGAAACGCATGGCCTATGGCCGCATGATCGCCCTGGTGCAGGCGGGGGCACACTATGTATCCCAATCCTTGGGGGCAATTAAAGATGGAACGGGGTAA
- the petG gene encoding cytochrome b6-f complex subunit V, translated as MIEPLVLSIVLGLVSVTLAGLFVAAYMQYKRN; from the coding sequence ATGATTGAACCTTTAGTCTTGAGTATTGTCCTGGGATTGGTATCGGTCACCCTGGCGGGGTTATTTGTGGCCGCTTATATGCAGTACAAACGCAACTAA
- a CDS encoding RsmD family RNA methyltransferase, whose product MQLRPTTAKVREALINIWRNELAGAVFLDLCTGTGAVAVAAHHAGARLVVAVDSSAKAMRNLAVCANREDFYTLRGTLPGCLGGLKTRFDLIYFDPPYASGLYLPTLAGIINHELLTSDGELAVEHHVHLALPAQYLGLTRTRQKNYGDTVLSFYQMTA is encoded by the coding sequence ATGCAACTACGACCCACAACGGCGAAGGTGCGGGAAGCGTTGATCAATATCTGGCGAAATGAACTGGCGGGGGCGGTTTTTCTGGATTTGTGTACGGGCACGGGGGCGGTGGCGGTGGCGGCTCACCATGCCGGGGCAAGGTTGGTGGTGGCCGTAGATAGTTCGGCCAAGGCCATGCGTAATTTGGCAGTTTGCGCCAACCGGGAGGATTTTTATACCCTGCGGGGCACCTTGCCGGGATGTTTGGGGGGCTTAAAAACTCGGTTTGATTTGATTTATTTTGATCCCCCCTACGCCAGCGGGTTGTACTTACCCACCCTGGCGGGAATTATTAACCATGAATTGCTAACTTCTGATGGGGAATTGGCGGTAGAACACCACGTTCATCTGGCTTTGCCGGCGCAGTATCTAGGTTTGACCCGCACCCGCCAAAAAAATTACGGGGATACGGTGCTGAGTTTTTACCAAATGACGGCTTGA
- a CDS encoding Nif11-like leader peptide family natural product precursor, with the protein MTPAEVQTFLEQILQDPQRQERLREATDPDTLVQVVVTLATEAGLSVTAAEVQAALGGDSPPAERAQMTIEQLIQECRTEQTMSLWTEEAGGQVTGLVFAAANPHPLLVRLFRFLVPN; encoded by the coding sequence ATGACCCCCGCCGAAGTCCAAACTTTTCTTGAGCAAATCCTGCAAGACCCCCAGCGTCAAGAACGGTTGCGGGAGGCCACCGACCCGGATACGCTGGTGCAGGTGGTAGTGACTTTAGCCACCGAAGCGGGCTTAAGCGTGACCGCCGCCGAAGTCCAGGCCGCTTTGGGAGGGGATAGCCCCCCGGCGGAGCGTGCCCAGATGACTATTGAACAACTGATCCAGGAATGCCGCACGGAGCAAACCATGAGTTTGTGGACAGAAGAAGCGGGGGGACAGGTGACGGGCTTGGTATTTGCCGCCGCCAACCCGCACCCGCTCCTCGTGCGGTTATTCCGTTTTTTGGTGCCAAATTAA